A genomic region of Limnohabitans curvus contains the following coding sequences:
- a CDS encoding RrF2 family transcriptional regulator gives MRLTQWTDYSLRVLMFCAQSESRQTAATIQEIAEQHDISKSHLTKIVMTLAADGYLITSRGRGGGLRLGRPASEIVIGEVVRKTESDFSIVECIQDGVSHCALMPSCRLKNVLADALKVFFEKLDSVTLADLMADAQDPPAVIRTVGFSLSKKKGASVKTA, from the coding sequence ATGCGACTTACCCAATGGACCGACTACAGTCTTCGTGTGCTGATGTTCTGCGCACAAAGCGAATCGCGGCAAACCGCCGCAACCATTCAGGAGATCGCAGAGCAACATGACATATCAAAAAGTCATCTGACCAAAATTGTGATGACGCTTGCGGCGGATGGCTATTTAATCACCAGTCGGGGGCGAGGCGGTGGCCTTCGATTGGGGCGGCCTGCGTCAGAGATCGTGATTGGCGAAGTTGTTCGAAAAACAGAGAGTGATTTTTCGATCGTTGAGTGCATTCAAGATGGGGTAAGTCACTGTGCATTGATGCCCAGTTGTCGTTTGAAAAATGTTCTCGCAGATGCTTTGAAAGTTTTTTTTGAAAAACTGGACAGCGTGACCCTGGCAGATTTGATGGCCGATGCACAGGATCCACCAGCGGTGATTCGCACCGTGGGATTTTCATTAAGCAAAAAAAAGGGCGCTTCGGTTAAAACTGCATGA